The proteins below come from a single Micromonospora citrea genomic window:
- a CDS encoding inositol monophosphatase family protein translates to MGSPPMIDGAFARWLAARAGQALLGLRAEMGFADAGALKSAGDKVSHDLIRTELARWRPGDAVLSEEDEGSRLAWAAEVNAGAVSRLTADRVWIVDPLDGTREFAEEGRSDWAVHVALWARTAPTPHGLVAGAVALPAQHRVLGTDYPPAYPPMTVEAATAPGGRTIRLAASRSRPPVFLSDLAEDVGAHLVPMGSAGAKIAAVVTGEVDAYIHAGGQYEWDSAAPVAVATATGLHASRIDGSALKYNEADPRLPDLLVCRKDLASRLLAALQRHSG, encoded by the coding sequence ATGGGCAGTCCTCCGATGATCGACGGCGCGTTCGCCCGGTGGCTGGCGGCCAGGGCCGGTCAGGCGCTGCTCGGTCTGCGGGCCGAGATGGGTTTCGCCGATGCGGGCGCGCTGAAGTCGGCCGGGGACAAGGTCTCGCACGACCTGATCCGCACCGAGTTGGCGAGGTGGCGGCCGGGTGACGCGGTGCTCTCGGAGGAGGACGAGGGCTCGCGGCTGGCGTGGGCGGCGGAGGTGAACGCCGGGGCGGTGTCGCGGCTGACCGCCGACCGGGTGTGGATCGTCGACCCGCTGGACGGCACCCGCGAGTTCGCCGAGGAGGGCCGCTCCGACTGGGCGGTGCACGTGGCGCTCTGGGCGCGTACGGCGCCGACGCCGCACGGCCTGGTCGCGGGGGCGGTGGCGTTGCCGGCGCAGCACCGGGTGCTGGGCACGGACTATCCGCCGGCGTACCCGCCGATGACGGTGGAGGCGGCGACGGCGCCAGGTGGGCGGACGATCCGCCTGGCGGCGAGCCGGAGTCGGCCGCCGGTGTTCCTGTCGGACCTGGCCGAGGACGTCGGGGCGCACCTGGTGCCGATGGGCTCGGCCGGGGCCAAGATCGCCGCGGTGGTGACCGGCGAGGTGGACGCCTACATCCACGCGGGCGGGCAGTACGAGTGGGACTCGGCGGCACCGGTGGCTGTGGCGACGGCCACCGGACTGCACGCTTCCCGGATCGACGGTTCTGCGCTGAAATACAACGAGGCGGATCCACGTCTACCGGATCTGTTGGTCTGTCGCAAGGATCTCGCCAGTCGGTTGCTTGCAGCGCTGCAGCGTCATTCCGGGTAG
- the pth gene encoding aminoacyl-tRNA hydrolase, with product MTDETGPWLVVGLGNPGRGYAGNRHNVGFMVADLLAGRLGARFGRHKRAVAEVAEGRLGFGGPKLVLVKPLTYMNLSGGPVAGLAQFHKVPPGRVIAVHDELDIGYGQLRVKCGGGEGGHNGLRSMSKSLGTKEYVRVRFGIGRPPGRQDPADYVLSDFGAVERKELEFLVDRAADVVESVVTRGVEPTQNLYHGV from the coding sequence GTGACGGACGAGACGGGGCCGTGGCTGGTGGTCGGCCTGGGCAACCCCGGTCGGGGGTACGCCGGCAACCGGCACAACGTCGGTTTCATGGTGGCCGACCTGCTGGCGGGTCGGCTCGGCGCGAGGTTCGGCCGGCACAAGCGGGCGGTGGCGGAGGTCGCCGAGGGGCGGCTCGGGTTCGGCGGGCCGAAGCTGGTGCTGGTCAAGCCGCTGACCTACATGAACCTTTCCGGCGGGCCGGTGGCCGGCCTGGCCCAGTTCCACAAGGTGCCGCCGGGCCGGGTGATCGCGGTGCACGACGAGCTGGACATCGGCTACGGCCAGCTTCGGGTGAAGTGCGGCGGCGGCGAGGGCGGGCACAACGGCCTGCGGTCGATGTCGAAGTCGTTGGGCACGAAGGAGTACGTCCGGGTGCGGTTCGGCATCGGCCGGCCGCCGGGCCGGCAGGACCCGGCGGACTACGTGCTGTCGGATTTCGGCGCGGTCGAGCGCAAGGAGTTGGAGTTCCTGGTGGACCGCGCGGCGGACGTGGTGGAGTCCGTGGTCACCAGGGGCGTGGAGCCGACGCAGAACCTCTACCACGGGGTGTGA
- a CDS encoding 50S ribosomal protein L25/general stress protein Ctc, with protein MSEVKISAEPRTEFGKGGARRTRRAGKVPAVLYGHGEKPKHIALPSREFAAAIRKGGANQLFAIEVSDGTQVLALPKAIQRDPIKDTFEHVDLLLVRRGEKVTVEVPVQLTGEAAKDTLIVHDHDTLSVTADATKVPDHLEASIEGLEAGTQVTAGDVELPAGVELAADPELPVAAVTAAPTAEQLEATLPEVEEAAEEAEAEVGEETAEGAEAPAAEGEENAEAKTEA; from the coding sequence GTGTCCGAGGTAAAGATCAGCGCCGAGCCCCGTACCGAGTTCGGCAAGGGTGGTGCCCGTCGTACCCGCCGGGCCGGCAAGGTGCCCGCCGTGCTGTACGGCCACGGCGAGAAGCCCAAGCACATCGCGCTGCCGTCCCGCGAGTTCGCGGCCGCGATTCGCAAGGGCGGCGCCAACCAGCTCTTCGCGATCGAGGTCAGCGACGGCACCCAGGTGCTGGCGCTGCCGAAGGCGATCCAGCGTGACCCGATCAAGGACACCTTCGAGCACGTGGACCTGCTGCTGGTCCGCCGTGGCGAGAAGGTCACCGTCGAGGTCCCGGTCCAGCTGACCGGCGAGGCCGCGAAGGACACCCTGATCGTGCACGACCACGACACCCTCTCGGTGACCGCCGACGCCACCAAGGTGCCGGATCACCTGGAGGCGTCGATCGAGGGCCTGGAGGCGGGCACCCAGGTCACCGCCGGTGACGTGGAGCTGCCGGCCGGCGTCGAGCTGGCCGCCGACCCGGAGCTGCCGGTCGCCGCGGTGACCGCCGCGCCGACCGCCGAGCAGCTCGAGGCCACCCTCCCCGAGGTCGAGGAGGCCGCCGAGGAGGCCGAGGCCGAGGTCGGCGAGGAGACCGCCGAGGGCGCCGAGGCTCCGGCCGCCGAGGGCGAGGAGAACGCCGAGGCGAAGACCGAGGCCTGA